From a single Marinobacter sp. THAF197a genomic region:
- a CDS encoding 5-(carboxyamino)imidazole ribonucleotide synthase: MRIGVLGAGQLGRMLALAGYPLAKDFVFYDMSGSPSAGLGEVIIDRDGQYLDDFISRVDRVTYEFEHLPVAVAEELAKHKPVHPCPRALEVCQNREAEKTLFGRLGIPTPQWQIADSAESLKAAAEELGCPVVAKSITEGYDGKGQAVLKTPEEAQAAWSSIGHPRVIVEKFVNFKREVSIIAVRAEDGDLAFYPIAENTHHEGILRYSIAPAPALQAHIQQDAEKYIKSLLNELNYVGVLTLELFETNDGLVANEMAPRVHNSGHWTIEGAMTSQFENHIRAVSGHALGNVEARGLSCMINIIGEHGDIERILELPYAHVHLYNKGERPGRKLGHVNILADSYEELVWRVRNCAQFLPGSPEFTSTLTPRG; this comes from the coding sequence ATGAGAATTGGTGTACTTGGCGCCGGCCAGCTAGGCCGCATGCTAGCCCTCGCAGGCTACCCCCTGGCCAAAGACTTCGTGTTCTATGACATGTCCGGCAGCCCCAGCGCCGGTCTTGGCGAAGTGATCATCGACCGTGACGGCCAATACCTGGACGACTTCATCTCCCGGGTGGACCGCGTTACCTACGAATTCGAACACCTGCCCGTCGCCGTGGCAGAAGAACTCGCCAAACACAAACCCGTGCATCCCTGCCCCAGGGCCCTGGAAGTTTGCCAGAACCGCGAAGCCGAAAAGACCCTGTTCGGCCGCCTGGGCATCCCCACACCCCAATGGCAAATTGCAGACAGCGCCGAGTCACTCAAAGCCGCTGCCGAAGAACTCGGCTGCCCGGTGGTTGCCAAGTCCATCACCGAAGGCTACGACGGCAAAGGTCAGGCCGTCCTGAAAACACCGGAAGAAGCACAAGCCGCTTGGAGCAGCATCGGGCACCCACGGGTGATCGTCGAAAAGTTCGTCAACTTCAAACGTGAAGTATCGATTATTGCCGTGCGCGCCGAGGACGGCGACCTGGCCTTCTACCCCATCGCCGAGAACACCCACCACGAAGGCATCCTTCGTTATTCCATTGCTCCCGCGCCTGCCCTTCAGGCACACATTCAGCAAGACGCAGAGAAATACATCAAATCTCTGCTGAACGAATTGAACTACGTGGGCGTATTAACCCTCGAGCTTTTTGAAACCAATGACGGGCTGGTCGCCAACGAAATGGCGCCGCGAGTGCACAACTCCGGGCACTGGACCATCGAAGGCGCCATGACCAGTCAGTTTGAAAACCACATTCGCGCTGTCAGCGGCCATGCCCTGGGTAATGTGGAAGCCCGGGGGCTTAGCTGCATGATAAACATCATCGGCGAGCATGGAGACATTGAACGCATACTGGAACTGCCCTACGCTCATGTTCACCTCTACAATAAAGGTGAGCGCCCGGGGCGCAAGCTGGGGCATGTAAATATTCTGGCCGACAGCTATGAAGAGCTGGTTTGGCGGGTCCGGAACTGCGCACAGTTCCTGCCCGGCAGCCCCGAGTTTACAAGTACTCT